In Macadamia integrifolia cultivar HAES 741 chromosome 5, SCU_Mint_v3, whole genome shotgun sequence, a single window of DNA contains:
- the LOC122078035 gene encoding uncharacterized protein LOC122078035 encodes MMKGACAYGQGFVIPSYSTLRTRLIPEAKVEIMEYVSNIKSTWGDTGCTIMSDSWTDLKKRSWVNVIAYSPGGAVFLKCIDCGSNSITAGYLFREISNVIEMLGPQHVVQFVLDNGANYNCCGDMLIGKWSHMYRTNCAADGINLLLKDIHKHVRWVRKIIDDGKHVVDYMHRHTTIIALMREFTNAKEIKQPCKTRFATNFLMLQSLIVVENELRQLVASSEWRGFHCNRVEISLKTVRIIQSDIFWEEAKEVIAFMDPLIRILRLVDSDGSTACYLYEATVRTKEKLRKLKESDGVKCFTILDLFDTRVEKNIIHPVHVLAAALNPNNLFDGGLFIETNTVVQAQECIVATMVPLEDHGQFTAEMVEYRMRSPNLFNITGKSLMKTNHPRIWWEYMGGCLPVVQKVACRILSQPCSSSPCERNWSAWDAAQTKKRNRLTPEMLEDLVYIRMNSLMKEKYESRAIHDTW; translated from the exons ATGATGAAAGGTGCTTGTGCCTATGGTCAGGGTTTTGTTATTCCTAGTTACTCTACTCTTCGTACACGTTTGATTCCTGAAGCTAAGGTAGAGATCATGGAATATGTGAGCAACATAAAGTCAACATGGGGTGACACAGGTTGCACAATAATGTCTGATTCTTGGACTGACCTAAAGAAGAGGTCTTGGGTCAATGTGATAGCTTATTCTCCTGGTGGGGCTGTATTCCTGAAGTGTATTGATTGTGGTTCAAATAGTATTACTGCTGGATATCTTTTTAGAGAAATTTCTAATGTTATTGAAATGCTTGGACCACAACATGTTGTGCAATTTGTTTTAGATAATGGTGCTAACTATAATTGTTGTGGTGATATGTTGATTGGAAAATGGTCTCACATGTATCGGACAAATTGTGCTGCAGATGGGATTAATTTGCTTTTAAAGGATATCCATAAGCATGTTAGATGGGTGAGGaaaattattgatgatggtAAACATGTAGTGGATTATATGCACAGGCACACAACTATTATAGCCTTAATGAGGGAATTCACAAATGCCAAAGAGATTAAGCAGCCTTGCAAGACAAGGTTTGCTACTAATTTTTTAATGCTCCAATCTCTTATTGTAGTTGAGAATGAGTTAAGGCAATTGGTTGCATCATCTGAATGGAGAGGCTTCCATTGCAATAGAGTTGAAATATCATTAAAAACTGTCAGGATAATTCAATCTGATATATTCTGGGAAGAGGCAAAGGAGGTTATTGCTTTTATGGATCCTCTCATTAGGATTCTTCGCCTTGTTGATTCAGATGGTTCCACTGCATGTTACTTGTATGAAGCAACTGTtaggacaaaagaaaaattgaggaAGTTAAAGGAGAGTGATGGAGTAAAGTGCTTTACCATATTGGATTTGTTTGATACAAGGGTGGAAAAGAATATAATTCATCCTGTTCATGTGCTTGCTGCAGCTTTAAATCCTAATAATTTGTTTGATGGTGGACTTTTTATTGAGACAAATACAGTTGtgcaagctcaagaatgtaTTGTGGCAACCATGGTTCCTCTAGAAGATCATGGGCAATTCACTGCAGAAATGGTTGAGTATCGAATGAGGAGCCCAAATTTGTTCAATATCACAGGAAAGTCTTTAATGAAAACTAACCATCCAA ggatttggtggGAATATATGGGTGGTTGTCTTCCTGTGGTTCAGAAGGTTGCTTGCAGAATCTTAAGCCAACCTTGTAGTTCCTCTCCTTGCGAGAGGAATTGGAGTGCTTGGGACGCTGcacaaacaaagaagaggaacAGATTAACTCCAGAAATGTTAGAAGATTTGGTATACATTAGAATGAATtctttgatgaaggagaagtaTGAAAGCCGAGCAATTCACGATACTTGGTGA